Proteins encoded by one window of Vampirovibrionales bacterium:
- a CDS encoding response regulator transcription factor, translating into MKPTILIVEDEPDLVNLLRYNLQKEGYDVVYALNGKIALELAWDKRPDLIILDLMLPDRSGIDVCREIKSHEALARTPIIMLTARSSEIDRISGFEAGAEDYVVKPFSPKELLWRVRAMLGRTRPTTPETLLFGPMAIYPGEYRVTVDGVEAPLTSLEFQILLVLAQYPNVVKTREQILQSVWQEEAVEVLDRTVDAHVKRLRSKLGAARDAVETVRGVGYRLTTTSSAASPHAAP; encoded by the coding sequence ATGAAGCCCACCATTCTGATCGTGGAAGATGAGCCCGATCTCGTCAATCTGCTGCGCTATAACCTTCAAAAAGAAGGCTACGACGTGGTCTATGCGCTCAATGGCAAGATTGCGCTGGAACTGGCCTGGGACAAACGCCCCGACCTGATTATTCTGGACCTGATGCTGCCGGATCGCTCCGGCATCGATGTCTGCCGCGAGATCAAGTCCCATGAGGCGCTGGCCCGCACGCCGATTATCATGCTGACGGCCCGCTCATCGGAGATTGACCGGATTTCCGGCTTTGAGGCCGGGGCCGAAGATTACGTCGTCAAGCCTTTCAGCCCCAAGGAGCTGCTCTGGCGCGTGCGCGCGATGCTCGGTCGAACGCGCCCCACGACCCCAGAAACCCTTCTGTTTGGCCCGATGGCGATTTATCCCGGCGAGTATCGCGTCACGGTCGATGGCGTTGAGGCCCCGCTGACGTCGCTCGAATTCCAGATTCTGCTTGTGCTGGCGCAATATCCCAACGTCGTGAAGACGCGCGAACAGATTCTGCAAAGCGTCTGGCAAGAAGAAGCCGTCGAGGTGCTCGATCGCACCGTCGATGCGCACGTCAAACGCTTGCGCAGTAAACTCGGCGCAGCGCGCGACGCCGTAGAAACCGTTCGCGGGGTGGGCTATCGCCTGACCACCACGTCCAGCGCCGCGTCTCCTCACGCCGCCCCATAG
- a CDS encoding GHKL domain-containing protein — protein MADAALQTLESGKSRHLALKLGRSGMRQYFEAHLAPLRSGDRIQGCVILLSDETAIRRTERMRRDFVANVSHELRTPLSAIHGYAETLLEGALDEKDLAWDFVNVIFRHSQRLSQLVTDLLDLSKLESPDFQPELTPTALNAMIQRVYSLAESNTQGKRLTFRLKVADPLGDALANVGGLEQVLTNLLDNAIKYTPEGGVITLTAQENAKGMIQISVSDTGIGIEPKHIPRLFERFYRVDKARSRDMGGTGLGLSIVKHIISYHGGDIWVESVANQGSTFHFTLRKAS, from the coding sequence TTGGCAGACGCTGCTCTTCAGACGCTGGAATCCGGGAAGTCGCGGCATCTGGCGCTCAAGTTGGGGCGATCGGGTATGCGCCAGTATTTTGAAGCCCATCTGGCCCCGCTGCGATCGGGCGATCGCATTCAGGGCTGCGTCATTCTGCTCAGCGATGAAACGGCGATCCGCCGCACTGAGCGCATGCGCCGCGACTTTGTCGCGAACGTCTCGCACGAGCTGCGCACGCCTCTCAGCGCCATCCATGGCTACGCCGAAACCCTGCTGGAAGGCGCGTTAGACGAAAAAGATCTCGCCTGGGACTTCGTCAACGTCATTTTTCGACACTCGCAACGCCTCTCGCAACTGGTGACGGATCTCCTGGATCTGTCCAAGCTCGAATCGCCCGATTTTCAGCCCGAACTGACGCCCACGGCGCTGAATGCCATGATCCAGCGCGTTTATTCGCTGGCCGAGAGCAACACCCAGGGCAAGCGTCTGACGTTTCGCCTCAAGGTCGCCGACCCGCTGGGCGATGCGCTCGCCAACGTCGGCGGTCTGGAACAGGTGCTGACCAATCTGCTGGATAACGCCATAAAATACACGCCCGAAGGAGGCGTCATCACCCTCACGGCGCAAGAAAACGCCAAGGGAATGATTCAGATCAGCGTGTCAGACACCGGCATCGGCATTGAGCCCAAGCACATTCCGCGTCTATTTGAGCGCTTCTATCGCGTGGACAAGGCGCGATCGCGGGATATGGGCGGCACAGGGCTCGGCCTGTCCATCGTCAAGCATATTATTTCGTACCACGGCGGCGATATCTGGGTGGAAAGCGTTGCCAATCAAGGATCAACGTTTCATTTTACGCTGAGGAAAGCCAGCTAG
- a CDS encoding bifunctional 5,10-methylenetetrahydrofolate dehydrogenase/5,10-methenyltetrahydrofolate cyclohydrolase: MPAVSEGARLLDGKSASRALLSQVSRAVAELTASGAPPPKLAVVLAGDDPASQVYTARKTKIAIETGLLSERLTFPADVSESVLLGEIERLNANPTVHGVLIQLPLPAHLSTARILAAVDPAKDVDGFHPLNLGRLLAGDLPPALPCTPSGMMTLLNSYDIPLAGRHAVIVGRSTIVGKPMALLLLHANATVTLCHSKTRDLPAVCRQADILVAAVGSAGLITADYVQPGAVVLDVGINRSADGRLTGDADFESACRNAGWITPVPGGVGPMTIAALMANTLALYRASRSS; this comes from the coding sequence ATGCCTGCTGTGTCTGAAGGCGCGCGCCTTCTGGATGGAAAGAGCGCCTCGCGCGCATTGCTGAGTCAGGTGTCGCGGGCCGTCGCCGAATTGACCGCCTCAGGCGCGCCGCCGCCTAAACTGGCCGTGGTGCTGGCGGGAGACGATCCGGCAAGTCAGGTCTACACGGCCCGCAAGACCAAAATCGCGATCGAGACCGGCTTGCTGTCTGAGCGGCTGACCTTTCCCGCAGACGTCAGCGAAAGCGTTCTGCTGGGCGAAATTGAGCGTTTGAACGCCAATCCGACGGTCCATGGCGTGCTGATTCAGTTGCCATTGCCCGCGCATCTGTCGACGGCCCGGATTCTGGCCGCCGTGGATCCGGCCAAAGACGTCGACGGCTTTCATCCGCTGAATCTGGGGCGCCTGCTGGCGGGCGACCTGCCCCCCGCCTTGCCCTGCACGCCCAGCGGGATGATGACCCTGCTGAACAGCTATGACATCCCTCTGGCGGGACGGCACGCGGTGATTGTCGGGCGCTCGACGATTGTGGGAAAACCCATGGCGCTGCTCTTGCTGCACGCCAACGCGACGGTGACGCTGTGCCATAGCAAAACCCGCGACTTGCCCGCTGTCTGCCGTCAGGCGGATATTCTGGTGGCGGCGGTAGGCTCTGCGGGCCTGATTACGGCGGATTACGTCCAGCCCGGCGCCGTCGTGCTGGATGTCGGCATTAACCGCAGCGCAGACGGGCGTCTGACGGGCGATGCGGACTTTGAGTCGGCTTGCCGCAACGCGGGCTGGATAACGCCGGTCCCCGGCGGCGTGGGGCCCATGACCATTGCGGCGCTGATGGCCAATACGCTGGCCCTGTATCGCGCCTCGCGCTCTTCTTAA
- a CDS encoding cation:dicarboxylase symporter family transporter, whose translation MPSLSAQVLIAAIAGVALGALAPGVASQLQPLSTLFLHLIKMLIAPLLFATLTVGIAGMGDHKRLGRVGVKTLLYFEIATTLALVIGLGVANLFQPGSGMHLTPSAAATAQLAAIGANAATQHSHGLMETLVSLAPTSVVQAMAEGNVLQIVVFSVFFGLALAAAGEKGRPVMRVLESLNDVMFKFVGYVMVFAPLGVFGALAATIGSHGLGILAVYAKLVGSLYFALIVFVVLVLGSACAAARVPLMKMAQAVREPFFIAFTTASSEAALPKAMETMERFGAPKGIVSFVMPTGYSFNLDGSTLYLSLAALFVAQMAGIELSIQQQVMMMLMLMLTSKGVAAVPRASLVVLAGALVSFGLPVEGIAVILGVDHLMDMARTSVNLLGNCVATTVIARWEGVLDDVKMHAFKGGKSVPAPESRLQPRIA comes from the coding sequence ATGCCCTCGCTGAGCGCGCAAGTGTTGATTGCCGCCATTGCCGGCGTTGCCCTTGGAGCGCTGGCGCCGGGAGTCGCTTCCCAGCTTCAGCCCTTGTCGACGCTGTTTCTGCATCTGATTAAGATGCTGATCGCCCCGCTGCTGTTCGCCACGCTGACGGTGGGCATTGCGGGCATGGGCGACCATAAGCGTCTGGGCCGCGTGGGCGTCAAGACGCTGCTGTATTTTGAAATCGCTACGACGCTGGCGCTGGTCATTGGTCTGGGCGTCGCCAACCTGTTTCAGCCGGGTAGCGGCATGCATCTGACTCCCAGCGCGGCCGCCACGGCGCAACTGGCCGCCATCGGCGCCAATGCGGCGACCCAGCACTCCCATGGGCTGATGGAGACGCTCGTTTCGCTGGCTCCCACCAGCGTGGTGCAGGCCATGGCGGAAGGCAATGTCCTGCAAATCGTGGTCTTCTCGGTTTTCTTCGGCCTGGCGCTGGCCGCAGCGGGCGAAAAGGGCCGTCCCGTGATGCGGGTGCTGGAAAGTCTCAACGACGTGATGTTCAAATTCGTCGGCTATGTGATGGTCTTTGCGCCTCTGGGCGTCTTTGGCGCGCTGGCAGCGACGATTGGTTCTCACGGTCTGGGGATTCTGGCGGTATACGCCAAATTGGTCGGCTCCCTTTACTTTGCGCTCATTGTGTTTGTCGTACTCGTGCTGGGCTCTGCCTGCGCGGCGGCGCGCGTGCCGCTGATGAAAATGGCGCAGGCCGTGCGCGAGCCGTTCTTCATCGCCTTTACCACGGCCAGCAGCGAGGCCGCTTTGCCCAAGGCCATGGAGACAATGGAGCGCTTCGGCGCGCCCAAGGGCATTGTCAGTTTCGTGATGCCGACCGGCTATTCGTTTAATCTCGACGGCAGTACGCTGTATCTGTCGCTGGCGGCCCTGTTTGTGGCGCAGATGGCCGGCATCGAGCTGTCGATTCAGCAGCAGGTGATGATGATGCTGATGCTCATGCTCACCAGCAAAGGCGTGGCTGCCGTGCCGCGCGCCTCGTTGGTTGTGCTGGCGGGCGCCCTGGTCAGTTTCGGCTTGCCGGTCGAGGGCATCGCCGTCATTCTGGGCGTGGATCATCTGATGGATATGGCCCGCACCTCGGTTAATCTGCTGGGCAATTGCGTCGCCACCACCGTGATTGCGCGTTGGGAAGGCGTTCTGGATGACGTCAAGATGCATGCCTTCAAGGGCGGCAAAAGCGTCCCCGCGCCGGAATCCCGCTTGCAGCCCCGTATTGCCTGA